In one window of Paraflavitalea soli DNA:
- the lpdA gene encoding dihydrolipoyl dehydrogenase — protein sequence MAYDVVVLGSGPGGYVAAIRASQLGFKTAIIEKESLGGICLNWGCIPTKALLKSAQVMDYINHSKDFGIEASGTPDFAAVIKRSRGAADKMSKGVQFLMKKNKIDVVMGFGKLKAKGQIEVTAADGSKQVVEGKHIIVATGGRSRELPNLKQDGKKVIGYREAMVLPQQPKSMIVVGSGAIGVEFGYFYSSLGAKVTIVEFMPRIVPVEDEDISKELEKNFKKKGIDVLTNAEVTSVDTSGSGVKAKIKTANGEITLEADVLLSAVGVAANIEGIGLEELGVKTEKGKIAVDKYYQTNVPGIYAIGDCAPGQALAHVASKEGIICVENIGYNEKKYNHQPEGLDYNNVPGCTYCTPEIASVGLTEKQARDAGYDVKVGKFPFSASGKAVGAGHTEGFTKVIFDAKYGEWLGTHMIGYNVTEVIVETVVARKLETTYHEVLNSIHPHPTMSESVKDAIEVAYGEAIHL from the coding sequence GATACGTGGCAGCTATCCGTGCCTCGCAGCTGGGTTTTAAGACCGCAATTATTGAAAAAGAAAGCCTGGGAGGTATCTGTCTTAACTGGGGTTGTATCCCTACCAAAGCCCTCCTCAAGAGTGCCCAGGTTATGGACTATATCAACCATTCCAAAGATTTTGGTATTGAGGCCTCAGGTACACCCGACTTTGCAGCTGTTATCAAGCGTAGCCGCGGAGCAGCCGATAAAATGAGCAAGGGCGTTCAGTTCCTGATGAAGAAAAATAAGATCGATGTAGTGATGGGTTTTGGTAAACTTAAAGCCAAAGGCCAGATAGAAGTAACTGCTGCCGATGGCAGTAAACAAGTAGTAGAAGGTAAACACATCATCGTAGCTACCGGTGGCCGCAGTCGCGAACTGCCCAACCTGAAGCAGGATGGTAAAAAAGTAATAGGCTACCGCGAAGCCATGGTGTTGCCCCAGCAGCCCAAGAGCATGATCGTAGTAGGCAGTGGCGCCATTGGCGTTGAATTTGGTTATTTCTACAGCAGCTTAGGCGCTAAAGTAACCATCGTGGAATTCATGCCAAGGATCGTTCCTGTTGAAGATGAAGATATCTCCAAAGAACTGGAAAAGAACTTCAAGAAGAAAGGTATCGATGTACTGACCAATGCAGAAGTAACCAGCGTTGATACCAGCGGAAGCGGTGTGAAAGCGAAAATAAAAACTGCCAATGGTGAGATCACCCTCGAAGCCGACGTACTGTTGAGCGCCGTAGGTGTTGCCGCCAATATCGAAGGCATCGGCCTGGAAGAACTCGGTGTGAAAACTGAGAAAGGCAAGATCGCTGTGGACAAATATTATCAGACCAATGTACCCGGTATCTATGCCATTGGTGACTGCGCTCCCGGCCAGGCCCTGGCGCACGTAGCCTCCAAAGAAGGTATTATCTGCGTAGAGAACATCGGTTACAACGAAAAGAAATACAACCACCAGCCAGAAGGCCTGGATTACAACAACGTACCGGGTTGTACTTATTGCACACCTGAAATTGCTTCAGTTGGCTTAACAGAAAAGCAAGCCAGGGACGCAGGATATGATGTTAAAGTGGGTAAATTCCCTTTCAGTGCTTCCGGCAAGGCCGTAGGCGCAGGACATACCGAAGGCTTTACCAAAGTGATCTTCGATGCTAAGTACGGCGAATGGTTAGGTACCCACATGATCGGTTACAACGTAACTGAAGTGATCGTTGAAACAGTAGTGGCCCGCAAACTGGAAACTACCTACCACGAAGTATTGAACAGCATTCACCCCCACCCGACCATGAGCGAAAGCGTAAAAGACGCTATCGAAGTGGCCTACGGTGAAGCGATACACCTGTAA